From a region of the Babylonia areolata isolate BAREFJ2019XMU chromosome 21, ASM4173473v1, whole genome shotgun sequence genome:
- the LOC143295755 gene encoding protein MEMO1-like encodes MSKLRRATHAGTWYLDGYEELGNQLDGWLAKAKKTDKPARAIIAPHAGYYYCGACGAHAYRQVDPSTVKRVFILGPSHHVRMSGCALSGTETYQTPLYDLTIDTEIYGKLYATGQFDTMSVSTDEGEHSIEMHLPYIAKVMESRRKHFTIVPILVGSLSPDREQQYGAILSSYLANPENLFVVSSDFCHWGKRFNYTFYDKSCGKIWQSIEALDRRGMDIIESMDPVKFTEYLKEFQNTICGRHPIGVLLNAINSLRQNGNKLKMEMKFLKYAQSSQCSSPSDSSVSYAAGALVIN; translated from the exons ATGTCGAAGCTTCGTAGGGCTACGCATGCAGGGACTTGGTACTTGGATGGCT ATGAAGAACTGGGCAATCAACTGGATGGCTGGCTTGCGAAGGCCAAGAAGACTGATAAACCTGCCAGAGCTATCATTGCTCC GCATGCTGGCTATTACTACTGTGGTGCCTGTGGGGCTCATGCTTATCGACAAGTGGATCCATCCACTGT CAAAAGGGTGTTCATTCTGGGGCCTTCTCACCATGTGCGCATGTCTGGATGTGCACTGTCTGGCACAGAAACCTATCAGACACCACTCTACGATCTCACTATAGATACAGAAA TTTATGGCAAACTCTATGCAACGGGTCAGTTCGACACAATGTCTGTCAGCACTGATGAAGGAGAACATAGCATCGAGATGCACTTGCCTTACATCGCCAAAGTCATGGAAAG TCGCCGGAAGCATTTCACCATTGTCCCCATCCTGGTTGGGTCTCTTTCGCCTGACAGGGAGCAGCAGTACGGGGCCATTCTCAGCAGCTATCTGGCCAACCCCGAGAACCTCTTTGTCGTCTCCTCAGACTTCTGCCACTGGG GAAAGAGGTTCAATTACACCTTCTATGACAAGAGCTGTGGCAAAATTTGGCAGTCAATTGAAGCACTAGACAGACGG GGCATGGACATCATTGAGTCCATGGATCCTGTCAAGTTTACAGAGTATCTAAAGGAGTTCCAGAACACTATATGTGGGAGACACCCCATAGGTGTTCTGCTCaat GCCATCAACAGCCTGCGTCAGAACGGCAACAAGCTGAAAATGGAGATGAAGTTCCTGAAGTATGCCCAGTCCAGTCAGTGCTCCAGCCCTTCTGATTCCTCGGTCAGCTATGCAGCCGGTGCCCTTGTGATCAATTGA